The following proteins come from a genomic window of Brevibacillus antibioticus:
- a CDS encoding DMT family transporter, translated as MIRSYLLLLFCVTLWGSNFVFGSMLVKEFPPLFLADVRLLFTSMFLIIYAWLTKKFVKITARELGFLVLLGLIGTLANQTAYFNGLLTTDATTASLILSLSPIVTGVLASLFLKEQFTLRMKMGSGLALLGTFFVVGIGAGLSISKGVFLIVIAMVTFSSSMIIIRKLTQTLQPFIATVYSTTVGTLFLTPAALLTIEPGAQISHEMWAWAMLILTAILMQGICGIVWNQQLKVVGTGKAAIFLNLQPFVAMLVGFLLLGSQVTSIQVGGSLLIVVGVIVASVQKKQAVQPSKSV; from the coding sequence ATGATTCGGTCGTACTTGCTGTTGCTTTTTTGTGTAACGCTGTGGGGCAGTAATTTTGTGTTCGGAAGCATGCTAGTTAAAGAGTTTCCACCGCTGTTTTTGGCAGATGTTCGCTTGCTTTTCACATCTATGTTTCTGATCATTTACGCGTGGCTGACCAAAAAATTCGTAAAAATCACCGCTCGTGAGCTAGGATTTCTTGTATTGCTCGGATTAATCGGGACGCTGGCGAACCAAACGGCGTATTTCAACGGGCTCTTGACGACAGACGCGACAACGGCATCGTTGATTCTTTCCTTGTCGCCAATCGTCACCGGTGTGCTAGCCTCTTTGTTTTTGAAGGAACAGTTTACATTGCGGATGAAAATGGGATCTGGCTTGGCTCTACTGGGAACATTCTTCGTAGTCGGTATTGGGGCTGGACTCTCGATTTCCAAGGGAGTCTTTCTCATTGTGATTGCCATGGTCACATTCTCGTCATCCATGATCATCATTCGCAAACTGACGCAAACCTTGCAACCGTTTATTGCCACGGTTTACTCGACAACGGTTGGTACTTTGTTTTTGACACCAGCGGCGCTGTTGACGATCGAGCCAGGGGCGCAGATCAGCCACGAAATGTGGGCATGGGCGATGCTCATTTTGACCGCGATCCTCATGCAAGGAATATGTGGAATCGTCTGGAATCAACAATTAAAAGTGGTAGGGACGGGCAAAGCCGCTATTTTCCTTAACTTGCAGCCTTTTGTAGCGATGCTAGTTGGGTTTTTACTGCTTGGCTCACAGGTGACGTCGATTCAAGTGGGAGGCTCCTTGTTAATCGTCGTGGGTGTGATTGTTGCTAGTGTTCAAAAGAAACAAGCTGTTCAGCCATCGAAATCGGTATAG
- a CDS encoding tetratricopeptide repeat protein, producing MSTENLTKDNQVEQIIKRMDFFYENRKYDHVLEEYGQLMRHVPDHYDGTLQAGWAHYYLGQDEDGAQLLKRLVSLYPEDDKVHCLLGLLYRGLYQFEEAIFHGKKAIEINSNKGFHYLDLATTLNAKVQDKHGDSFIFTGIKHPTILEEYKLELDTIVELLQTGMKLMPDSASMHGLLGFTYLRLCMFEEAEDAFKTTLALNPQFVKYYVVYGKLQYFLGRKDEAKKLVHLALTINPEDSTALEIAQYMDKEGEIDKYGAIYAVQIKSLHRRIVQLYPKSQVHHLRLIKILFHFGENEPRKEIKAYLKLNPNDLEMNLSYGKILYDNLEYKEALEHFRRCNTIFLDNEHIQNWIDRISESGSFVINFIYWGIKPIYKLIIWLIIYPCLVIKNSPAIIQFIYLKVRNFLKGGKDEISLQYTGRK from the coding sequence ATGTCGACCGAGAATTTGACAAAGGACAATCAAGTAGAACAGATCATAAAAAGAATGGACTTTTTTTATGAAAATCGAAAGTATGATCATGTGCTGGAAGAATACGGTCAATTAATGCGTCATGTTCCAGATCATTATGATGGGACATTACAGGCCGGTTGGGCGCATTATTATTTAGGCCAAGATGAAGATGGAGCGCAACTCCTCAAACGTCTGGTTAGCTTGTATCCCGAAGACGACAAAGTACATTGTTTATTGGGACTGTTATATCGAGGGCTGTATCAATTTGAGGAAGCGATCTTTCATGGGAAAAAAGCAATTGAAATCAATTCAAATAAGGGGTTTCATTATTTGGATCTTGCTACTACTTTGAATGCCAAAGTTCAGGATAAACACGGTGATTCCTTTATTTTTACGGGGATAAAACACCCGACGATTTTAGAAGAATATAAGCTTGAACTTGACACAATTGTTGAACTATTACAGACCGGGATGAAACTCATGCCAGATAGTGCGTCAATGCATGGCCTGTTAGGTTTCACATACCTTCGTTTGTGTATGTTTGAGGAAGCCGAAGATGCCTTTAAAACCACTCTGGCTTTGAACCCTCAATTTGTGAAGTATTATGTAGTGTACGGTAAGTTGCAATATTTTTTAGGAAGAAAAGATGAAGCAAAAAAGCTGGTACATTTGGCACTAACTATTAATCCCGAAGATAGTACAGCATTAGAAATAGCTCAATATATGGATAAAGAGGGTGAAATCGATAAATATGGTGCTATTTATGCTGTTCAAATCAAAAGTCTTCACAGACGTATTGTGCAGTTGTATCCGAAAAGTCAGGTTCATCACCTTCGGCTGATCAAAATATTATTTCATTTTGGGGAAAATGAACCTAGAAAAGAAATAAAAGCCTATTTGAAATTAAATCCGAATGATCTTGAAATGAATCTTAGCTATGGGAAGATTCTTTATGACAATTTGGAGTATAAAGAGGCCCTTGAGCATTTTCGGAGATGTAATACCATTTTTCTGGATAATGAGCATATTCAAAATTGGATAGATAGAATATCTGAAAGTGGAAGTTTTGTTATTAATTTTATTTACTGGGGCATAAAACCGATTTATAAGTTGATTATTTGGCTAATTATTTATCCGTGCTTGGTTATTAAGAATAGTCCTGCGATAATTCAATTTATCTACTTAAAAGTAAGGAATTTCCTGAAAGGAGGTAAAGATGAAATATCATTACAATATACAGGAAGAAAATAA